In Propionispora vibrioides, the sequence CGCCGCTATAGACCAAAATCTGCACGGCAGCCAGATATTCTGCCTGCAGCAGGATATATAACCCCGCCACACCGATAAAAGAAAGAGCCAATAGCAGCGCGCTGTGCACCAGATTGCGCTTGACGACAACACCCAGCCCGGCTCCCAGCGTAAGCAGTGATAATAGATAAAAGGCCGCCGTATAGGTCAAGTCCTGCATGATCAGTCCTCCCCCTTTTCCCCGTCCGGCGCCGTAGCGTCCGGCTCGCCGGCGGTCCCCCGTTTAGCGGCAGCGGCCGCCATACAGTCATGCTCCAGGTCATCCCGCCAGTACGTGGAATTCTCATAATTCTTATCCCAAACAATCGCTTTCGTGGGACAGGCTTCAATGCACAAATCGCAATATAAACACCGTCCTGACAAATAGTGGTATTTCGTCAGGTGTTTCTTTTTATCCTCCCCCACGGCAGTGCCCAGATCAATGGCCCGATTCGGGCAGCTCAT encodes:
- a CDS encoding NuoI/complex I 23 kDa subunit family protein yields the protein MQGKGLLKGMGITLKRFVGKKVTVQYPEEKLPLSPRFRGGVLDLSVEKCIACGLCAMSCPNRAIDLGTAVGEDKKKHLTKYHYLSGRCLYCDLCIEACPTKAIVWDKNYENSTYWRDDLEHDCMAAAAAKRGTAGEPDATAPDGEKGED